In the genome of Marispirochaeta sp., one region contains:
- a CDS encoding DUF4349 domain-containing protein: protein MIGKKILPGIITLLYACLPFSIFPADSVSYYVEARLVVYDAETAGDQLVDWFESSGGYFTARYGEFVEGRIPAEMLDGVQEKLKTFGEELQDYTMTASDLSEELRKARASLASREEVLTRNLELLGGADFSGTLAIEREIRGLIGEIERLRARINNLGNSARYAVVRLNLRSQGHFPGNEKVSSFSWINTIDFYSFMEDAPEKRRFSWLPRFGPAREGPDGFSVYRESKLFRAVSPEGVRIRVREVKPEPVMELSFWQSAVIKHLVESGYEQRGDIARLGRRDRDGFLVRWLLPYGQEEYVFSTALIPDGNKLYIIEGAGKLEAYDLHFPAIDKWIRTIAEKL from the coding sequence ATGATTGGGAAAAAAATACTGCCCGGGATAATTACTCTCTTATATGCCTGTCTCCCGTTTTCGATCTTTCCTGCTGATTCAGTTTCATATTATGTAGAAGCGCGACTGGTTGTCTATGACGCAGAAACTGCGGGAGACCAGCTGGTGGACTGGTTTGAATCCTCCGGCGGCTACTTTACTGCCCGCTATGGTGAATTCGTGGAGGGGCGTATTCCGGCCGAAATGCTTGACGGCGTACAGGAAAAGCTCAAAACCTTTGGAGAAGAGCTGCAGGACTATACCATGACGGCGTCGGACCTTAGCGAAGAACTTCGCAAAGCACGAGCCTCCCTCGCTTCGCGGGAGGAGGTCCTGACAAGGAATCTGGAGCTTCTGGGGGGAGCTGATTTTTCCGGGACCCTGGCTATAGAGCGGGAGATCCGCGGTCTTATCGGCGAAATAGAGAGGCTGCGGGCCAGAATCAACAATCTTGGCAACAGTGCCCGGTATGCTGTGGTCAGGTTAAATCTGCGCAGTCAGGGGCATTTTCCAGGAAACGAAAAGGTCTCCAGCTTCTCCTGGATAAATACAATCGATTTTTACAGCTTTATGGAAGATGCGCCGGAAAAACGTCGTTTTTCCTGGCTGCCCCGCTTTGGCCCGGCAAGAGAAGGTCCTGACGGTTTTTCTGTCTACAGGGAGTCAAAACTTTTTCGTGCCGTATCCCCCGAGGGGGTCCGGATCCGGGTGCGGGAAGTGAAACCTGAACCTGTTATGGAGCTTTCATTCTGGCAGTCAGCAGTGATCAAGCATCTGGTCGAATCAGGCTATGAACAGCGGGGCGACATTGCCCGCCTGGGCCGGAGAGATAGAGACGGGTTTCTTGTACGCTGGCTGCTTCCGTATGGACAGGAAGAGTATGTTTTTTCCACCGCTCTTATTCCCGACGGGAATAAGCTGTATATTATTGAAGGCGCGGGTAAACTTGAGGCCTATGATCTGCATTTTCCGGCCATTGACAAGTGGATACGCACAATAGCCGAAAAGCTGTAG
- a CDS encoding NYN domain-containing protein, with translation MKDTQLEKLAVLIDADNAQASIIDGLLAEIAKYGIASVKRIYGDWTSQKLRSWKDTLLEYSIQPIQQFSYTTGKNATDSAMIIDAMDMLYTGDLDGFCIVSSDSDYTKLCARLREAGKTVYGFGEKKTPKPFVAAVDKFIYTEILREYADEEEEDDETSNKRRMTINELRQDSKLVHILRNAVEASADDSGWAYLGNIGQNIAKKTPDFDPRNYGFKKLSDLITATNLFEIEEKVQNNAPGKQIYFRRASRKKRK, from the coding sequence ATGAAAGACACACAGTTAGAAAAGCTTGCGGTACTCATCGATGCCGATAACGCCCAGGCATCCATTATCGACGGACTGCTGGCAGAGATTGCCAAGTACGGGATCGCCAGCGTTAAACGGATATATGGAGACTGGACAAGTCAGAAGCTCCGCAGCTGGAAAGACACCCTTCTGGAATATTCAATTCAGCCGATTCAGCAGTTCAGTTATACCACCGGCAAAAACGCGACGGATTCAGCCATGATTATCGATGCCATGGACATGCTGTATACCGGAGATCTCGACGGCTTCTGCATCGTATCCTCCGACTCCGACTACACCAAGCTCTGTGCCCGTTTGCGGGAAGCAGGAAAAACCGTATACGGGTTTGGAGAAAAAAAGACCCCGAAACCATTTGTCGCCGCGGTAGACAAGTTTATCTACACCGAGATCCTGCGGGAATATGCCGACGAAGAGGAAGAGGACGACGAGACCAGCAACAAGCGGCGCATGACTATTAATGAGCTGCGGCAGGACTCCAAACTTGTACATATCCTGCGGAACGCCGTGGAAGCCTCCGCTGACGACTCGGGATGGGCGTACCTGGGGAACATCGGTCAAAACATTGCCAAGAAGACCCCCGATTTTGATCCCAGGAACTACGGTTTTAAGAAGTTGAGCGATCTGATAACCGCCACCAACCTTTTTGAAATAGAAGAAAAGGTCCAGAACAACGCCCCGGGAAAGCAGATTTACTTTAGAAGGGCATCGCGAAAAAAACGCAAATAA
- a CDS encoding polysaccharide deacetylase family protein — translation MKYRYCTILLLLFATLVSVFGEVSFSDLRLSSADTLLFKATATSPSFGSYSTLFQADLPTRSMRQHSFFPEKAALINGGESLQIQNRFGVFRSDNSLTHMKPIRTFNAFVNGTEIQTGKINTLGASPDGRYLLYLSSTSHGYADLLLYHIGQEREYLISRKVEMVLDSPNASWAPNSRYFVYQKGGALYYYSIDQLMGKRVIDESFRALGKGSLSSIRWAGQSDLYYLTGNLVYQVLSPEFFTRSIYTGLFEVGHIAGKIPFEFDPVFDSFWVSPDGTKILLNKGGQNIFLYPLSPDDYISTGDATTLPYLYLPRNAVVKKVLWSSGDIITLLTDGLVRGNDQSRLFRLNLAAGETRFSQVDIKGVENLVLSPKGELCALLLSDRIEIRNYHSFKPIRSEACSRPLHVLWRSDSQLIIAGSWETQLYDMEDGSFRLISLSQCDEAGFSPAGNIRVRMKDGSSLDLVDSEWVPAGNNELVPVKVATENFRVYVENRTGSAYRNTVMLRDLKSFVTESLFRYPQKSYDPFPDREEEVDFANFTHGSRIRRREVSLVFNAIDSIEGLTRVLHTLRDYGIRATFFVNGEFIRRHPDAVKEISASGHEVGSLFYAYFDMTDSRFAVDKEFIKRGLARNEDDYFEMTGDELSLLWHAPYYFVNSDIIEASKEMNYTYVGRDVDPLDWITPHSSGRLAELYAPAADILERILRQKKPGSIIPVRIGKTHPEREDYLFNSLDILIDELISLGYRLVPVTELMEHAK, via the coding sequence ATGAAGTACAGGTATTGCACTATTCTGCTTCTCCTGTTCGCGACATTGGTGTCGGTTTTCGGAGAGGTAAGCTTTTCGGATCTGCGGCTGTCGTCCGCTGACACGCTGCTTTTTAAAGCCACTGCGACTTCCCCAAGTTTCGGCTCCTATTCAACACTGTTTCAGGCTGATCTTCCCACCCGGAGTATGCGGCAGCACAGCTTCTTTCCCGAGAAGGCGGCCCTTATAAACGGTGGCGAAAGTCTTCAGATACAGAATCGTTTTGGTGTGTTTCGCAGTGACAATTCCCTTACTCACATGAAGCCCATCCGGACCTTTAACGCTTTTGTTAACGGTACGGAAATTCAGACCGGGAAGATTAATACTCTTGGAGCATCGCCGGATGGACGGTACCTGCTCTATCTGTCTTCCACAAGCCATGGTTATGCCGACTTGCTGCTGTATCACATTGGGCAGGAACGGGAGTACCTTATTAGCCGAAAGGTAGAGATGGTCCTGGACAGTCCCAATGCTTCCTGGGCCCCCAATTCCCGCTATTTTGTCTATCAGAAGGGGGGAGCCCTCTACTATTATTCCATCGACCAGTTGATGGGCAAGCGGGTAATCGACGAGAGCTTCCGGGCCCTTGGTAAAGGGAGCCTCTCCAGTATCCGCTGGGCCGGCCAAAGCGATCTGTACTACCTTACCGGGAACCTGGTGTATCAGGTTTTAAGTCCGGAGTTTTTTACCCGTTCCATCTATACCGGACTTTTTGAGGTCGGCCATATTGCCGGGAAGATACCCTTTGAGTTCGACCCGGTTTTCGACAGTTTCTGGGTCTCCCCGGATGGAACCAAAATCCTGCTCAACAAAGGGGGGCAGAATATCTTTCTCTATCCCCTTTCTCCTGATGATTACATCAGCACCGGCGATGCCACAACGCTCCCGTATCTCTATCTGCCCCGCAACGCAGTGGTCAAAAAAGTCCTCTGGTCCTCCGGAGATATCATTACCCTGCTGACCGACGGACTGGTCCGGGGCAACGATCAGTCCCGTCTGTTTCGTCTTAACCTTGCAGCCGGGGAAACACGCTTCAGCCAGGTTGACATCAAGGGTGTGGAAAACCTGGTGCTCTCTCCCAAAGGAGAGCTGTGTGCTCTGCTCCTGTCTGACCGAATAGAGATACGCAACTATCACTCTTTCAAACCGATACGGTCCGAGGCCTGTTCCCGGCCTCTCCATGTCCTGTGGCGCAGCGACTCCCAGCTGATAATAGCCGGATCCTGGGAAACCCAACTGTACGATATGGAAGACGGCAGTTTCAGACTGATTTCCCTCTCGCAATGCGATGAAGCAGGATTCAGTCCCGCCGGGAACATCCGTGTGCGCATGAAGGACGGTTCCTCCCTGGATCTTGTTGACAGTGAGTGGGTCCCCGCCGGGAATAACGAGTTGGTTCCGGTCAAGGTGGCGACAGAAAACTTCAGGGTATATGTTGAAAACCGGACCGGGAGTGCCTATAGAAACACCGTTATGCTGCGTGATCTTAAGAGCTTTGTTACTGAATCACTGTTCAGGTATCCCCAGAAGAGCTATGACCCTTTTCCGGACAGGGAGGAAGAGGTTGATTTTGCCAATTTTACCCACGGTTCCCGCATTCGACGCCGGGAGGTCTCCCTTGTTTTTAATGCCATTGACTCGATTGAGGGGCTTACCAGGGTCCTGCATACCTTGAGGGATTATGGAATTCGGGCGACCTTTTTTGTTAACGGAGAGTTCATTCGCCGTCATCCCGATGCAGTAAAGGAGATCTCCGCCTCCGGACACGAAGTCGGCTCCCTGTTTTACGCCTACTTTGATATGACCGACAGCCGTTTTGCGGTGGATAAGGAGTTTATTAAGCGGGGACTGGCTCGTAATGAGGATGATTATTTTGAAATGACCGGGGATGAGCTCTCACTTTTGTGGCACGCCCCGTATTATTTTGTAAACAGTGATATAATAGAAGCGTCTAAAGAGATGAATTATACCTATGTCGGCAGGGATGTTGATCCCCTGGACTGGATTACCCCCCATAGTTCCGGGCGACTTGCGGAGCTATACGCGCCTGCGGCGGACATTCTGGAACGAATCCTGCGGCAAAAGAAGCCGGGATCCATTATTCCTGTAAGAATCGGTAAAACTCATCCGGAGAGGGAAGATTATCTTTTTAATTCCCTTGATATCTTAATAGACGAACTGATATCCTTAGGGTATAGATTAGTACCGGTGACTGAGTTGATGGAACATGCCAAGTAG
- a CDS encoding PhoH family protein has protein sequence MARDDVKTFVLDTNVFIHKPDCILSFRDNEVVVPLWVLEELDKLKTFSDEKGRNARQAIRFLDDVGKHGDLNKGAKVGDGIILRVSFAQASKVPADLNREKVDNKILLTAMSLRSEGRKVFFVSKDINARVKATALGLKAVDYERQKVNILELYPGWRHVETSIDMLEQLQLGDPVPWEQKLFANEFILAEHPKSGVRVLGQYRNGMVQAILGEMEAVSGVVPLNEKQRMAFELLQDPDIRLVSLVGKAGTGKTLLAIAAGLAQVLEQNAYKRVLVSRPVIPMGKDIGYLPGAKNEKLSHWMQPLFDNLEFILSVYKKQNIKSLDSLLNNNLLELEALTYIRGRSLPDQYIIIDEAQNLSPHEIKTIVSRAGEGTKVVLTGDPYQIDSPYLDSSSNGLTYLVEAMKGQPIFGHVTLDKSERSELAELAAELL, from the coding sequence ATGGCCAGGGATGATGTCAAAACCTTTGTTCTGGATACCAATGTTTTCATCCACAAACCGGACTGCATACTCTCTTTTCGCGATAACGAGGTGGTTGTACCTCTCTGGGTGCTGGAAGAACTGGATAAACTGAAAACCTTCAGCGACGAAAAAGGGCGCAACGCCCGCCAGGCGATCCGCTTTCTGGATGATGTGGGCAAGCACGGAGACCTGAATAAAGGAGCCAAGGTAGGGGACGGAATCATTCTGAGGGTCTCCTTTGCCCAGGCAAGCAAGGTTCCTGCGGACCTGAACCGGGAGAAGGTGGATAACAAGATCCTGCTTACCGCAATGTCTCTGCGCAGCGAAGGGCGGAAGGTTTTTTTTGTCTCCAAGGACATAAACGCCAGAGTAAAGGCCACGGCCCTGGGGCTCAAGGCCGTGGATTATGAGCGCCAGAAGGTCAATATCCTGGAATTATACCCCGGTTGGCGTCACGTTGAGACATCCATTGACATGCTTGAACAGCTTCAGCTTGGAGATCCTGTTCCCTGGGAGCAAAAACTCTTTGCCAACGAATTTATTCTGGCGGAACATCCAAAGAGCGGGGTCCGGGTCCTGGGCCAGTATCGCAACGGAATGGTACAGGCCATTCTGGGCGAGATGGAAGCGGTAAGCGGTGTTGTGCCGCTAAATGAGAAACAGCGCATGGCTTTTGAACTGCTTCAGGATCCTGATATCAGGCTCGTCAGCCTGGTTGGCAAGGCGGGAACCGGTAAAACCCTGCTGGCTATTGCCGCCGGGCTTGCCCAGGTCCTGGAGCAGAACGCCTATAAGCGGGTACTGGTAAGCCGGCCGGTAATCCCCATGGGAAAGGATATCGGGTATCTGCCGGGGGCCAAGAACGAAAAGCTGTCTCATTGGATGCAGCCCCTCTTTGATAACCTGGAATTTATTCTTTCGGTCTATAAAAAGCAGAACATCAAGAGCCTTGATTCCCTGCTCAACAATAACTTGCTCGAACTGGAAGCCCTGACCTATATCCGGGGACGTTCGCTGCCGGATCAGTATATAATCATTGATGAGGCCCAGAATCTTTCTCCCCACGAGATAAAAACCATCGTCAGTCGTGCAGGGGAAGGGACCAAGGTGGTACTAACCGGAGATCCGTATCAGATCGACAGCCCCTACCTGGATTCCAGCTCCAATGGGCTTACCTACCTGGTGGAGGCAATGAAGGGACAGCCTATATTCGGTCATGTTACTCTGGATAAATCGGAGCGCAGTGAACTGGCGGAACTGGCGGCAGAACTGCTGTAA
- the rlmKL gene encoding bifunctional 23S rRNA (guanine(2069)-N(7))-methyltransferase RlmK/23S rRNA (guanine(2445)-N(2))-methyltransferase RlmL: MHTLSVRAIPLPHCEDLLSAEISRMGITVTAASPRGVEFSTEHEPLYRLLMENRSASRLIIPVSCFTIRSAEELYEHILQIPWEEHISPDSSFRIDGNVKSSLFRHSGFPVLKIKDAIVDRLRERFGSRPDVDTENPDTILSARIYQEDVEVSIDLGGGSLHRRGYRSRGVPAPLRENLAAAILYRGGWPEIAASGGSFYDPFCGGGTLCIEAALMAGGISPGPLRPVQGGFGWRQHKRDLLEQIQKEYRLHNQAAYEGLRKASLSIHGSDLDTGVIGIAVKSARAAGLEGLVQFRECPVHHAAPEPGTPPGLIATNPPYGERLETNTQAELIYTDLGLTARRSFPGWKISFLSPDKELGLATGIKADKVHKLSNGPIPVQLVHAEIEEYTPSSGTQMFINRLKKNRKALKHYLSNSQVSCYRLYDKDMPEYAFAVDIYEQKWCHLQEYAAPAEIEARAVRRRRREAVEGLIQYLDIGSEGIFLKERRKLGASDRYGKQKPAGDSKDRLVCREGDLRFFVNFSEYLDTGLFLDSRELRLSIRSMAKGKRFLNLFAYTCSATVAAAAGGAISSLSVDASSRYLSWGQDNLRLNRFDTGTHRIHQGDVLEFLRTSAKSRDKFNLAYVDPPTYSNSKDRKRDFDVQRDHKELIDLTFKKLDSGATLIFCTNFSRFEPDAGLYNDYKIEELSSRTVPPDFSRHSRIHRSFRINLKT, from the coding sequence ATGCATACACTCTCCGTACGGGCAATTCCCCTGCCCCACTGTGAAGATCTCCTTTCAGCAGAGATCAGCCGGATGGGCATCACCGTTACCGCAGCAAGCCCACGAGGCGTGGAGTTTTCCACGGAACACGAACCGCTCTACCGACTCCTTATGGAGAATCGTAGCGCAAGTCGCCTCATAATTCCAGTCTCCTGCTTCACGATTCGCTCGGCGGAGGAGTTATACGAACATATTCTGCAGATTCCCTGGGAAGAACATATCTCTCCTGATTCGAGCTTCCGCATTGACGGAAATGTAAAAAGCAGCCTTTTTCGCCATAGCGGTTTTCCGGTTTTGAAAATAAAGGACGCCATAGTAGACCGCCTGCGGGAACGTTTCGGCAGCCGTCCGGATGTGGACACTGAAAATCCTGACACGATACTCTCTGCCCGGATATACCAGGAGGATGTGGAGGTCTCGATCGACCTGGGCGGCGGGAGTCTGCACCGCAGGGGGTACCGCAGCAGGGGAGTTCCCGCACCTTTACGAGAGAATCTCGCAGCTGCAATATTGTACCGGGGGGGCTGGCCCGAGATTGCCGCCTCCGGAGGTTCCTTCTACGATCCCTTCTGTGGCGGAGGCACTCTTTGCATAGAAGCGGCCCTGATGGCTGGAGGGATTTCCCCGGGCCCTCTTCGCCCCGTCCAGGGCGGCTTTGGCTGGAGACAGCACAAGCGTGATCTGCTGGAGCAGATTCAAAAGGAATACAGGCTTCATAATCAGGCTGCTTACGAAGGCTTACGCAAGGCTTCCCTCAGCATTCACGGCAGCGACCTGGATACCGGGGTCATCGGCATCGCGGTAAAAAGCGCCCGGGCCGCCGGACTTGAAGGTCTTGTGCAGTTTCGCGAATGCCCGGTCCACCATGCTGCCCCGGAACCGGGAACACCTCCGGGACTGATAGCGACAAATCCGCCCTATGGTGAGCGCCTGGAAACAAACACTCAGGCAGAGCTTATCTATACCGACCTGGGCCTCACTGCCCGGCGTTCCTTTCCAGGCTGGAAAATCTCCTTTCTGTCTCCGGACAAGGAGCTCGGCCTGGCGACAGGAATCAAAGCCGACAAGGTCCATAAGTTATCCAACGGCCCCATTCCGGTGCAGCTGGTACATGCTGAGATAGAAGAATATACCCCGTCATCCGGTACGCAGATGTTCATAAACCGGTTGAAAAAAAACCGGAAAGCCCTGAAACATTACCTTTCCAACAGCCAGGTCAGCTGTTACCGCCTTTATGACAAGGACATGCCGGAATACGCTTTTGCTGTAGACATCTATGAACAAAAATGGTGTCACCTGCAGGAATACGCCGCTCCGGCCGAGATAGAAGCCCGGGCTGTGCGACGCCGCCGCAGAGAGGCGGTGGAAGGTCTGATTCAGTATCTGGACATCGGTTCCGAAGGCATATTCCTGAAAGAACGCCGGAAGCTTGGAGCCAGCGACCGTTACGGAAAGCAGAAACCCGCGGGGGATTCTAAAGACCGCCTGGTCTGCCGCGAAGGAGACCTCCGTTTCTTTGTGAACTTTTCCGAGTATCTGGATACAGGGCTTTTTCTCGACAGCCGGGAGCTGCGCCTTAGTATACGCAGTATGGCAAAGGGAAAGCGTTTTCTTAATCTTTTTGCCTACACCTGCAGCGCCACCGTAGCGGCTGCCGCAGGCGGGGCCATTTCGAGCCTCAGCGTAGACGCCTCCTCCCGCTACCTGAGCTGGGGACAGGACAACCTTCGCCTCAATCGCTTCGATACCGGAACACACCGCATACATCAGGGTGACGTTCTCGAATTCCTGAGAACTTCAGCAAAGAGCAGAGACAAGTTCAATCTTGCCTATGTTGATCCCCCGACCTACTCCAACTCAAAAGACCGGAAGAGAGATTTTGACGTACAGCGGGACCACAAAGAACTGATAGATTTAACCTTCAAAAAACTGGATTCCGGTGCCACCCTTATATTCTGCACCAATTTCAGCCGCTTCGAACCAGATGCAGGACTCTACAATGATTATAAGATCGAGGAGCTGAGCAGCAGGACCGTTCCCCCGGATTTTTCCCGGCACAGCAGGATTCACCGTTCCTTCCGTATTAATTTGAAAACATAA
- a CDS encoding DUF4349 domain-containing protein, whose protein sequence is MINVMPCRTWSSLCLLLILLVLLLVSCSSSLSQEPEYVAYGEDSEAPVMMKSAVRGAVPEAASESLDTAFANQAEPQPEPVVRQRIYSASVELEVIRTDEAIRQVESMAEAMQGRIDGIYPESIVVRVPAERFLDFLRDLESVGTILNKSIDAFDVTDQLADTETRLRLAREARERLYLLLERAEDTEERLKILREIRRLTETIEAHEAQLATLQSRIAYSRVSVAFRSRTAAAGEAREQIPFSWMRNLDPFAVTLPRLKKRVSLDLGADFAVFKDPPEGEAFYAESAGGSIVRLGSRPNEPDGDGIFWQKSMLYYLAPLFAEVVPMELSEDSAVHGVSCRIPGSPGYNYEVFAVPVKEELYIAEGIFPVNDSPVLIDLFHSALVEALP, encoded by the coding sequence ATGATAAACGTAATGCCCTGCCGCACGTGGAGCTCTCTTTGTCTATTGCTTATCCTCCTTGTGCTGCTGTTAGTGTCCTGTTCATCCTCCCTCTCCCAGGAACCTGAGTATGTTGCCTACGGGGAGGATTCTGAGGCTCCCGTAATGATGAAATCTGCGGTCAGAGGTGCTGTGCCGGAAGCTGCTTCCGAATCCCTGGACACTGCTTTTGCAAATCAAGCTGAGCCGCAGCCGGAACCCGTTGTCCGGCAGCGAATATACTCGGCTTCTGTTGAGCTTGAAGTTATCAGGACCGACGAGGCTATCCGGCAGGTTGAATCCATGGCAGAGGCCATGCAGGGACGCATCGATGGTATCTATCCGGAGAGCATTGTCGTCCGGGTTCCGGCGGAGAGGTTCCTTGATTTTCTCCGGGACCTGGAATCCGTCGGAACAATCCTGAATAAAAGCATTGATGCATTTGATGTAACCGATCAGCTCGCGGATACGGAAACCCGTCTGCGTCTTGCCCGGGAAGCCCGGGAGCGGCTCTACCTGCTTTTGGAGAGGGCCGAGGACACAGAAGAACGTTTAAAGATCCTGAGGGAGATCCGGCGGCTTACCGAGACTATAGAGGCCCATGAGGCACAGCTTGCTACCCTGCAGTCACGGATTGCCTACTCCAGGGTCAGTGTCGCGTTCAGGTCTCGTACGGCTGCGGCGGGGGAGGCTCGGGAACAGATCCCTTTTTCCTGGATGAGGAATCTTGATCCCTTTGCCGTTACCCTGCCTCGGCTGAAAAAGCGGGTGTCCCTTGATCTCGGCGCCGATTTCGCGGTTTTCAAGGATCCGCCGGAGGGAGAGGCTTTCTATGCCGAGAGTGCGGGAGGCTCAATTGTGCGGCTTGGCAGTCGGCCCAATGAGCCGGACGGCGACGGCATATTCTGGCAGAAAAGCATGCTCTACTATCTGGCGCCCCTTTTTGCGGAGGTGGTTCCCATGGAATTGTCGGAGGACAGTGCAGTTCACGGTGTGAGCTGTCGTATCCCCGGGAGTCCGGGCTATAATTATGAGGTTTTCGCCGTGCCGGTAAAGGAAGAACTATACATCGCAGAAGGCATCTTCCCAGTCAACGATTCTCCTGTACTGATCGACCTCTTTCATTCTGCCTTGGTAGAGGCGCTGCCATGA